AGCATTAACCAGTACATGCCCAGTTGCTTTACGGCATCGGCAAAGTTCATGAAGTCAATAGGTTTAACAATGTAGCTGTTAACCCCCAGCTCGTATGCTTTCTTAATATCCACATCTTCTTTTGAAGACGTCATCATAATTACCGGTATTGATCTCAGCACTTCCGACGCCTTGATCTGCTCCAGTACTTCCAGACCGTTAACGCGTGGCAGCTTCAGGTCTAGCAAAATCAGCTTAGGGATGGCCTGCGGAACTTTCTCAGGACCGGTACCAAAAAGGTAATCAAGCGCATACTGGCCGTCTTCCAGCCATTTAATATCATTAATCAGGTTATATTTCTTTAGTGCGCGGATGGTTAGCGTTGCATCTTCTTCACGGTCTTCCACCAGCAGCACTTCAGGATATTCTTTAATGTTCATACAATGAAAAATAGAATTATGATAAAAACTGCCTGCTTATACAATAGGCAGGCTAAAACTAAAAGTG
This region of Mucilaginibacter yixingensis genomic DNA includes:
- a CDS encoding response regulator is translated as MNIKEYPEVLLVEDREEDATLTIRALKKYNLINDIKWLEDGQYALDYLFGTGPEKVPQAIPKLILLDLKLPRVNGLEVLEQIKASEVLRSIPVIMMTSSKEDVDIKKAYELGVNSYIVKPIDFMNFADAVKQLGMYWLMLNQPPKPSQE